The Cellulomonas sp. P24 genome contains a region encoding:
- a CDS encoding alpha-ketoacid dehydrogenase subunit beta, giving the protein MTAGTGGTTTLTFREAFREAIRDAMLRDDRVFVMGEDVGRYGGCFGVTRGLLEEFGPERIRDTPLSESGFVGAGIGAAMNGMRPIVEIMTVNFSLLALDQIMNNAATMLHMSGGQVNVPVVIRMTTGAGRQLAAQHSHSLEGWYAHIPGLRLLAPATLEDARGMLWTALEDPDPVLIFENGALYPVSGQLADDAGPVDIDTAAIRRSGDDVSLIAYGGSVPRAMQAAELLAADGIAAEVLDLRTLRPLDTAAILATVTRTHRAVVVDEGWRSGSLSAEVVARIVEGAFYELDAPVVRVCGAEVPIPYAQHLEQAAIPQPEGIALAARELVTAHG; this is encoded by the coding sequence ATGACCGCCGGGACAGGAGGGACGACCACCCTGACGTTCCGCGAGGCCTTCCGCGAGGCCATCCGCGACGCGATGCTGCGCGACGACCGGGTCTTCGTCATGGGCGAAGACGTCGGCCGCTACGGCGGGTGCTTCGGTGTCACGCGGGGACTCCTGGAGGAGTTCGGCCCCGAGCGCATCCGGGACACCCCGCTCTCGGAGTCCGGGTTCGTCGGCGCCGGCATCGGTGCGGCGATGAACGGCATGCGCCCGATCGTCGAGATCATGACGGTCAACTTCAGCCTGCTGGCCCTCGACCAGATCATGAACAACGCCGCGACGATGCTGCACATGTCCGGCGGGCAGGTCAACGTGCCGGTCGTCATCCGGATGACGACCGGGGCGGGGCGGCAGCTCGCGGCGCAGCACTCGCACAGCCTCGAGGGCTGGTACGCCCACATCCCCGGGTTGCGGCTGCTCGCACCGGCCACGCTCGAGGACGCCCGCGGGATGCTCTGGACCGCGCTCGAGGACCCGGACCCCGTGCTGATCTTCGAGAACGGCGCCCTGTACCCGGTCTCCGGTCAGCTCGCCGATGACGCCGGCCCGGTCGACATCGACACCGCGGCGATCCGACGGTCCGGCGACGACGTCAGCCTGATCGCGTACGGCGGCTCGGTCCCGCGCGCGATGCAGGCGGCCGAGCTCCTCGCGGCGGACGGGATCGCGGCCGAGGTGCTCGACCTGCGCACGCTGCGTCCCCTGGACACCGCGGCGATCCTCGCGACGGTCACGCGGACGCACCGGGCGGTCGTCGTCGACGAGGGATGGCGCAGCGGCAGCCTCTCCGCCGAGGTCGTCGCACGGATCGTGGAGGGGGCGTTCTACGAGCTCGACGCCCCGGTCGTCCGGGTCTGCGGCGCCGAGGTGCCGATCCCGTACGCGCAGCACCTCGAGCAGGCCGCGATCCCGCAGCCGGAGGGCATCGCGCTCGCGGCACGTGAGCTGGTGACGGCGCATGGCTGA
- a CDS encoding sensor domain-containing diguanylate cyclase, which translates to MSADLGGVPTGAVRGAVRQVLPFALATSVVPLTGLVGRGVVVPSAFALGVVLMVLVLPVVVLLQLRAVGRLLRWAALVATFAAMALMLQGIGGADTGGIIVLLLPVVWMALYERRTQVIAALGLESVASVALHAVDPVNPFSAEDVRRIVVFLVVSSLTAWAIARLVAQLARSERAAHKGLETLAAVTAAARAIRKSDDARTTACEAARAVTGASSVLLLEMDGPDHLVLTATAGAPLEPVRITLTERSVSGLAYRDGTPRYVGDVIGDPQVNRRLLALTGARSLLAQPFSHGGQTRGVVVATWQEPHPESAPESLHTLTLLAEEFGSALERMDLDAALEHRATTDPLTGMANRRVWREALPGMMTDAGSLSVALLDLDHFKIYNDSRGHLAGDSVLSALGRSWLAMLRPEDLLVRWGGEEFALALPDCPIDQAVDVLERLRAHVPEGLSASAGLALWNGTETIEGLLARADAALYEAKRTGRDRTVVSADEAHAATTGGRSSTAR; encoded by the coding sequence ATGAGCGCCGACCTCGGAGGCGTGCCGACGGGTGCCGTCCGAGGTGCCGTCCGCCAGGTCCTGCCGTTCGCGTTGGCGACGTCGGTGGTGCCCCTGACCGGGCTCGTCGGACGAGGTGTCGTCGTCCCGTCGGCGTTCGCGCTCGGGGTCGTCCTGATGGTCCTGGTCCTTCCGGTGGTCGTGCTGCTCCAGCTGCGCGCCGTGGGACGCCTGCTCCGATGGGCGGCGCTGGTCGCGACGTTCGCGGCGATGGCGCTGATGCTCCAGGGCATCGGCGGCGCCGACACGGGCGGGATCATCGTTCTCCTCCTCCCGGTCGTGTGGATGGCGCTGTACGAGCGGCGCACCCAGGTGATCGCCGCCCTCGGTCTCGAGTCGGTGGCGTCGGTCGCGCTGCACGCGGTCGACCCGGTGAACCCGTTCAGCGCGGAGGACGTCCGCCGGATCGTGGTGTTCCTCGTGGTGTCGTCGCTGACCGCGTGGGCGATCGCCCGCCTCGTCGCCCAGCTCGCCCGGAGCGAGCGGGCGGCGCACAAGGGGCTCGAGACCCTCGCCGCCGTGACCGCGGCCGCACGGGCCATCCGGAAGAGCGACGACGCGCGGACGACCGCCTGCGAGGCGGCGCGGGCGGTGACGGGTGCCTCGAGCGTGCTCCTGCTCGAGATGGACGGGCCCGATCACCTGGTGCTCACCGCCACGGCGGGGGCGCCGCTCGAGCCGGTCCGGATCACCCTGACCGAGAGGTCCGTCTCGGGACTCGCCTACCGCGACGGGACGCCGCGGTACGTCGGTGACGTCATCGGCGACCCGCAGGTCAACCGCCGGCTGCTCGCCCTCACCGGGGCCCGGAGCCTTCTCGCCCAGCCGTTCTCCCACGGCGGCCAGACGCGCGGCGTCGTGGTCGCCACCTGGCAGGAGCCGCACCCCGAGTCGGCCCCCGAGAGCCTGCACACGCTCACGCTCCTTGCCGAGGAGTTCGGCTCCGCGCTGGAGCGCATGGACCTCGACGCCGCGCTCGAGCATCGCGCGACCACCGATCCGCTGACCGGCATGGCCAACCGGCGCGTCTGGCGCGAGGCCCTGCCGGGGATGATGACGGACGCCGGCAGCCTGAGCGTCGCCCTCCTCGACCTCGACCACTTCAAGATCTACAACGACAGCCGCGGGCACCTCGCGGGGGACAGCGTCCTCTCCGCGCTGGGGCGGTCGTGGCTGGCGATGCTGCGCCCCGAGGACCTGCTGGTCCGGTGGGGTGGCGAGGAGTTCGCGCTCGCGCTGCCGGACTGCCCGATCGACCAGGCGGTCGACGTGCTCGAGCGTCTCCGGGCGCACGTCCCCGAGGGCCTGAGCGCCTCCGCGGGACTGGCGCTCTGGAACGGGACCGAGACGATCGAGGGACTGCTCGCGCGCGCCGACGCCGCGCTGTACGAGGCGAAGCGGACGGGGCGCGACCGCACGGTGGTCTCGGCCGACGAGGCGCACGCCGCGACCACCGGGGGGCGCAGCAGCACGGCCCGCTGA
- a CDS encoding acyl carrier protein yields MDETTIRSTVLRVLGEVAPEVELGTVDPAEDLRDQLDLDSMDILNLAIGLFQATGVEVPERDYARIVTVDGCVAYLAAALAST; encoded by the coding sequence ATGGACGAGACGACGATCCGTTCGACCGTGCTCCGCGTGCTGGGGGAGGTGGCGCCCGAGGTCGAGCTCGGCACGGTCGACCCGGCCGAGGACCTGCGCGACCAGCTCGACCTGGACTCGATGGACATCCTCAACCTCGCGATCGGGCTGTTCCAGGCGACCGGGGTCGAGGTGCCCGAGCGCGACTACGCGCGCATCGTGACCGTGGACGGGTGCGTCGCGTACCTGGCGGCCGCGCTCGCGTCGACCTGA
- a CDS encoding holo-ACP synthase, which produces MPTRSSVGWFPHPGACPDAPARGRTAVGVDVVDVPRFARLVALRGPMMADRVFSPAELETCRGSPQRLAARFAAKEAGAKALGLGIGPLAWRDVEVRTGARGAPVLVLHGAARVAARAQGLDRWSVSLSHDATRAVAFVVATEARRAGR; this is translated from the coding sequence ATGCCCACACGTTCGTCCGTCGGATGGTTCCCGCACCCGGGCGCGTGCCCGGACGCACCGGCCCGCGGGCGGACGGCCGTCGGTGTCGACGTCGTCGACGTCCCGAGGTTCGCCCGGCTCGTGGCGCTGCGCGGACCGATGATGGCCGACCGGGTGTTCTCCCCGGCGGAGCTCGAGACGTGCCGCGGGAGCCCGCAACGGCTCGCCGCCCGGTTCGCCGCCAAGGAGGCCGGCGCGAAGGCGCTGGGGCTCGGCATCGGGCCGCTGGCGTGGCGGGACGTCGAGGTCCGGACCGGCGCGCGGGGTGCGCCGGTGCTGGTGCTGCACGGCGCCGCCCGCGTGGCCGCCCGAGCGCAGGGCCTCGACCGCTGGTCCGTGAGCCTGTCCCATGACGCGACCCGCGCCGTCGCGTTCGTGGTGGCGACCGAGGCGCGCCGAGCGGGGCGGTGA
- a CDS encoding dihydrolipoamide acetyltransferase family protein, with translation MAEFRMPSLGADMDAGTLVAWHLAVGDHVTRGDIVAEVDTDKSVIDVETFATGTVEAILVSEGQRVPVGTPLAIIREDAEVPQKDVVAPHEGPAAPHEGAAATREGAVPAHEAGPAVRDAAGAPVPGPDSRAGRRPVSPLARRHARSLGVDLADVTGTGPDGVVTTADVERFAAARGTAERGPAERGPAERATAEPGGAEPVAAGQVAPARAPLSGAERQSALRRAVAASMARSKREIPHYYLATDVDASRAVRWLDDRNRVLPVTQRVLPAALLLKATALALRETPDLNGFWEDGAFRAAEHVHLGVAVALRGGGLVAPAIHDADLLPLDDLMTRLRDLVGRARAGGLRSSEMSDPTITVTSLGDQGVDLVMPVIYPPQVAIVGIGRIRERPWAVDGMLGVRPIVTLTLAADHRVTDGHRGAQFLTALDRLLQDPEAL, from the coding sequence ATGGCTGAGTTCCGGATGCCGTCGCTCGGGGCGGACATGGACGCGGGCACCCTCGTGGCGTGGCACCTCGCGGTCGGCGACCACGTCACGCGGGGCGACATCGTCGCGGAGGTCGACACCGACAAGTCCGTGATCGACGTCGAGACCTTCGCGACGGGCACGGTCGAGGCGATCCTCGTCTCCGAGGGGCAGCGGGTGCCGGTGGGGACGCCGCTCGCGATCATCCGCGAGGACGCCGAGGTCCCGCAGAAGGACGTCGTCGCGCCGCACGAGGGTCCTGCTGCGCCGCACGAGGGTGCTGCGGCGACGCGCGAGGGTGCAGTGCCGGCGCACGAGGCCGGCCCGGCCGTCCGCGACGCCGCCGGAGCCCCGGTGCCCGGTCCCGACTCGCGCGCCGGTCGGCGCCCGGTGTCGCCGCTGGCGCGCCGGCACGCCCGGTCCCTCGGCGTCGACCTGGCGGACGTCACGGGAACGGGTCCGGACGGTGTGGTGACGACGGCCGACGTCGAGCGGTTCGCCGCAGCGCGTGGGACGGCGGAGCGTGGGCCGGCTGAACGGGGGCCGGCGGAGCGTGCGACGGCGGAACCCGGCGGGGCGGAGCCTGTCGCGGCGGGGCAGGTCGCCCCGGCGCGCGCCCCGCTGAGCGGTGCGGAGCGGCAGTCGGCCCTGCGGCGGGCGGTCGCGGCGTCGATGGCGAGGTCCAAGCGGGAGATCCCGCACTACTACCTGGCGACCGACGTCGATGCGTCGCGCGCGGTCCGGTGGCTCGACGACCGCAACCGCGTCCTCCCCGTCACGCAACGGGTGCTGCCGGCCGCGCTGCTCCTCAAGGCGACCGCGCTCGCGCTGCGCGAGACGCCGGACCTGAACGGGTTCTGGGAGGACGGAGCCTTCCGTGCGGCGGAGCACGTCCATCTCGGCGTCGCGGTGGCGTTGCGCGGTGGGGGCCTCGTCGCCCCGGCGATCCACGACGCGGATCTGCTCCCCCTCGACGACCTCATGACGCGGCTCCGCGACCTGGTGGGGCGCGCCCGTGCGGGCGGGCTCCGCTCGTCGGAGATGTCCGACCCGACGATCACGGTCACGAGCCTTGGTGACCAGGGTGTCGACCTCGTGATGCCGGTGATCTACCCGCCGCAGGTCGCGATCGTGGGGATCGGGCGGATCCGGGAGCGGCCGTGGGCGGTCGACGGGATGCTCGGCGTCCGGCCGATCGTGACCCTCACCCTCGCGGCGGACCACCGCGTCACCGACGGCCATCGGGGTGCCCAGTTCCTGACCGCCCTCGACCGACTTCTGCAGGACCCGGAGGCGCTGTGA
- a CDS encoding EAL domain-containing protein: MAQRRLSTAPRWSASADPGGERAALRATVARTARQSRRRSSLMRLIGLVDGMPGPGFVCDDQGRFLHVNDAFEVMTGTVRNDVIGRSALDVMPPDVAHVFAAAGANATSGGTHTAHLVMTTPAGPHRMMRVSWVPASFGSCTGTVGFAIDVTGLESAGADSAWLSALVTSTADAVVSIRDGVVVTWNPAAETVLGYSASEMVGARAPRFARSLAADRTRWLALIRRVEEGHAVRAETLPWLRPDGTVRMVAVTGTPVPPDVRGRRGTSWIARDADDVASYTRELERIARTDEHTGLANRRAFDAAMAAAEASREPGMALVVDVDDFSGVNNTLGHRGGDGVLLLLASRLRAVCGDTLVARIGGDEFAVYCRGGDEEDARSLAGRIRDSVTEWIGAESVAEVDGSAPLRITASIGMASTLTGPGHTVLGDADIALWEAKRRGPGEIVSFTPELYAVVHRRRRLTADLLVAAERDQLRVVYQPVVDMRDGDLTGTEALLRWEHPELGAISPVEFIPLAESTRAIHVIGEWVLRTALADAADWQRTPGLEGVGVAVNVSVRQLTDAAFPELVDAVVREVGLPVGLLTLEVTETALAENLDELVPGLARLRAQGVGLAIDDFGTGYSSLSYLHRIPATGIKIDRSITADLTTDISAVAIVESLTQLAGTLGLDVIAEGIEEETERGVLTGLGVGHGQGWLFSKAIERFELAEVAVRAWKPRPSLSAPTDALPGPSRDGSLTATYTMDRERRVVTWDDGAEVLTGYPSTRAVGQPCHHALLMHTDEDGRLLCGERCPMLAVMADGRPRDARVYFQHADGHRVPSLVHGEAIRDESGAIVGSIETFTDDSPHRVSVAHAEAALAAARTDAVTGLPNRRRALVALADWLVSPGGPAAAVIRIDLIPTRAGAQADDPETADTVVATVARTLSGAARPADYLARTGPAQFLVLASAETVAELDRRATALHRLIAATAPTRDGRRVPVRAEVTVVHVTPGDTYVEVLATAGIPAATPDLVRMP, from the coding sequence ATGGCTCAGCGCCGTCTCTCGACCGCGCCTCGCTGGTCCGCGAGTGCAGATCCGGGTGGGGAGCGTGCCGCGCTCCGGGCGACCGTCGCGCGCACCGCGCGGCAGAGTCGTCGGCGCAGCAGCCTCATGCGCCTGATCGGGCTGGTCGACGGCATGCCGGGACCCGGGTTCGTGTGCGACGACCAGGGACGGTTCTTGCACGTCAACGACGCGTTCGAGGTGATGACCGGAACCGTCCGGAACGACGTGATCGGGCGTTCGGCCCTCGACGTCATGCCGCCGGACGTCGCGCACGTGTTCGCCGCAGCGGGGGCGAACGCCACCTCGGGCGGCACCCACACGGCGCATCTCGTCATGACGACACCGGCGGGTCCCCACCGGATGATGCGGGTGTCGTGGGTGCCGGCCTCGTTCGGGAGCTGCACCGGCACCGTCGGCTTCGCGATCGACGTCACCGGGCTCGAGTCGGCGGGTGCGGACTCCGCGTGGCTCTCGGCGCTCGTCACGTCGACCGCCGATGCGGTCGTGAGCATTCGCGACGGAGTCGTCGTGACCTGGAACCCGGCTGCCGAGACGGTCCTCGGCTACTCGGCGAGCGAGATGGTAGGCGCGCGCGCACCCCGCTTCGCCCGGTCGCTCGCCGCCGACCGTACGCGCTGGCTCGCGCTGATCCGTCGGGTCGAGGAGGGTCACGCCGTGCGGGCGGAGACGTTGCCGTGGCTCCGCCCGGACGGCACGGTCCGGATGGTGGCGGTCACCGGGACCCCGGTCCCGCCGGACGTCCGCGGACGTCGGGGGACGTCGTGGATCGCGCGGGACGCCGACGACGTCGCCAGCTACACCCGCGAGCTCGAGCGGATCGCTCGCACCGACGAGCACACCGGGCTCGCCAACCGCCGGGCGTTCGACGCCGCGATGGCGGCGGCCGAGGCGTCGAGGGAACCCGGCATGGCGCTCGTCGTCGACGTCGACGACTTCTCGGGAGTCAACAACACGCTCGGTCACCGCGGCGGGGACGGCGTGCTGCTCCTCCTCGCGTCACGGCTGCGCGCCGTGTGCGGGGACACGCTGGTGGCCAGGATCGGCGGGGACGAGTTCGCCGTCTACTGCCGCGGGGGTGACGAGGAGGACGCCCGGTCGCTCGCCGGGCGCATCCGCGACAGCGTCACGGAATGGATCGGGGCCGAGTCCGTCGCGGAGGTCGACGGGTCCGCGCCGCTGCGGATCACCGCGAGCATCGGCATGGCCTCCACGCTGACGGGCCCCGGTCACACCGTGCTCGGCGACGCGGACATCGCACTCTGGGAGGCCAAGCGTCGTGGCCCCGGCGAGATCGTGAGCTTCACGCCCGAGCTCTACGCGGTCGTGCACCGCCGCCGACGGCTCACGGCCGACCTCCTCGTCGCGGCCGAGCGCGACCAGCTCCGGGTCGTCTACCAGCCGGTCGTCGACATGCGCGACGGCGACCTGACCGGGACCGAGGCGCTCCTGCGGTGGGAGCACCCGGAGCTGGGAGCGATCTCGCCGGTGGAGTTCATCCCGCTGGCCGAGTCCACGCGCGCGATCCACGTGATCGGTGAGTGGGTGCTGCGGACCGCCCTCGCCGACGCCGCCGACTGGCAGCGCACGCCAGGTCTCGAGGGGGTCGGCGTCGCCGTCAACGTCTCGGTGCGGCAGCTCACCGATGCGGCCTTCCCGGAGCTCGTGGACGCCGTCGTGCGCGAGGTGGGGCTCCCGGTCGGGCTCCTCACCCTCGAGGTCACCGAGACGGCACTCGCCGAGAACCTCGACGAGCTGGTGCCGGGCCTCGCGCGACTGCGTGCGCAGGGGGTCGGGCTCGCGATCGACGACTTCGGCACCGGATACTCGTCGCTGTCGTACCTGCACCGGATCCCGGCGACGGGCATCAAGATCGACCGGTCGATCACCGCCGACCTGACCACCGACATCTCCGCAGTTGCGATCGTCGAGAGCCTCACCCAGCTCGCCGGCACGCTGGGGCTCGACGTGATCGCCGAGGGCATCGAGGAAGAGACGGAACGAGGCGTCCTCACTGGTCTCGGCGTCGGCCACGGGCAGGGCTGGCTCTTCTCGAAGGCGATCGAACGGTTCGAGCTCGCGGAGGTCGCCGTCCGTGCGTGGAAGCCACGACCGAGCCTCTCCGCACCGACCGACGCCCTCCCTGGCCCATCGCGCGACGGCTCGCTGACGGCGACGTACACCATGGACCGCGAGCGTCGGGTCGTGACGTGGGACGACGGCGCGGAAGTGCTCACGGGCTACCCGTCCACGCGAGCGGTCGGGCAGCCGTGCCACCACGCCCTCCTCATGCACACCGACGAGGACGGCCGCCTCCTGTGCGGCGAACGCTGCCCGATGCTCGCGGTGATGGCGGACGGCCGGCCGCGGGACGCGCGGGTGTACTTCCAGCACGCCGACGGGCACCGGGTGCCCTCGCTGGTGCACGGCGAGGCGATCCGTGACGAGTCGGGTGCGATCGTCGGCTCGATCGAGACGTTCACCGACGACTCCCCGCACCGGGTGAGCGTCGCGCACGCAGAGGCGGCACTGGCTGCTGCCCGCACCGACGCGGTGACGGGCCTGCCGAACCGGCGGCGCGCGCTCGTCGCCCTGGCGGACTGGCTCGTGAGCCCCGGGGGGCCGGCTGCGGCGGTGATCCGCATCGACCTGATCCCCACCCGCGCCGGTGCCCAGGCCGACGACCCGGAGACCGCGGACACGGTCGTCGCGACGGTCGCGCGCACGTTGTCCGGGGCCGCCCGCCCGGCGGACTACCTCGCCCGCACCGGTCCCGCGCAGTTCCTCGTGCTCGCCTCCGCCGAGACCGTCGCCGAGCTCGACCGCCGGGCCACCGCGCTGCACCGGCTCATCGCCGCGACCGCACCCACCCGCGATGGTCGGCGCGTGCCGGTGCGCGCCGAGGTCACGGTCGTCCACGTCACTCCGGGCGACACCTACGTCGAGGTCCTCGCGACCGCCGGCATACCGGCGGCGACCCCGGACCTGGTGCGGATGCCATGA
- the pdhA gene encoding pyruvate dehydrogenase (acetyl-transferring) E1 component subunit alpha produces the protein MTTDTPVRHDGLDGADELHLLREMLRIRRFEERCVELYSATSIRGFMHLYIGEEAVAVGAMASLRPDDAVVSTYREHGHALARGVPAGDIMAEMYGKVEGCSRGRGGSMHLFDVGRRFYGGNAIVGGGLPIAVGLALADRLRGRDRVTACFFGDGAVAEGEFHESVNLAALWSLPVVFFCENNLYAMGTALARSESQTDLAAKAASYAVDASSVDGMDVLACRDAAARAVARARAGDGPAFVEFRTYRFRAHSMYDPELYRAKDEVDLWKTRDPIDALARRLTDAGRLTTEERERMEAEVEAEVDGAVAFAEAGTLEPVEDLARFVYLRSPS, from the coding sequence ATGACCACGGACACACCGGTGCGGCACGACGGGCTCGACGGTGCCGACGAGCTGCACCTGCTGCGCGAGATGCTGCGGATCCGTCGCTTCGAGGAGCGGTGCGTCGAGCTGTACAGCGCGACCAGCATCCGCGGCTTCATGCACCTGTACATCGGCGAGGAGGCCGTCGCGGTGGGGGCGATGGCGTCGCTGCGGCCCGACGACGCCGTCGTCTCCACGTATCGGGAGCACGGCCACGCGCTCGCCAGGGGCGTCCCGGCGGGCGACATCATGGCCGAGATGTACGGCAAGGTCGAGGGCTGCAGCCGGGGGCGCGGCGGCTCGATGCACCTGTTCGACGTCGGCCGGCGGTTCTACGGCGGCAACGCGATCGTCGGCGGTGGCCTGCCGATCGCGGTCGGTCTCGCGCTCGCCGACCGGCTGCGCGGGCGGGACCGGGTCACTGCGTGCTTCTTCGGGGACGGGGCCGTCGCCGAGGGCGAGTTCCACGAGTCGGTGAACCTCGCCGCGCTGTGGTCGCTCCCGGTCGTGTTCTTCTGCGAGAACAACCTGTACGCGATGGGGACGGCGCTCGCCCGCTCCGAGTCGCAGACCGACCTCGCGGCCAAGGCCGCGTCCTACGCGGTCGACGCGTCGTCCGTGGACGGCATGGACGTGCTCGCGTGCCGGGACGCCGCCGCGCGTGCCGTCGCGAGAGCCCGCGCCGGGGACGGGCCGGCGTTCGTCGAGTTCCGGACCTACCGGTTCCGGGCGCACTCGATGTACGACCCCGAGCTGTACCGCGCGAAGGACGAGGTCGACCTGTGGAAGACGCGCGACCCGATCGACGCGCTCGCACGCCGGCTCACGGATGCCGGCCGGCTCACCACCGAGGAGCGCGAGCGGATGGAGGCCGAGGTCGAGGCGGAGGTCGACGGCGCCGTCGCGTTCGCCGAGGCCGGGACGCTCGAACCCGTCGAGGACCTCGCACGCTTCGTCTACCTGAGGAGCCCGTCATGA
- the acsA gene encoding acetate--CoA ligase, which translates to MSHPTIHKTPADLRVAPNLPADAAERASFSWDVARSWLDHLPDGAGLNIAHEAVDRHAHGARADHVAIRWLGKHGEREDLTYAELARRTNRFAGVLEALGLARGDAVFALSGRVPELYVAALGTLKAGCVFSPLFSAFGPEPVRQRLEIGAGRVLVTTRAAYERKIAPMRGVLPMLQHVLLTDLPAGASAPDGTLVLADLMADASDVYRIAPTDPETPALLHFTSGTTGTPKGAVHVHEAVVMHYATGRFALDLHPDDVYWCTADPGWVTGTSYGIVAPLTHGVTSIVDEAEFDAERWYRILQDEHVSVWYTAPTAIRRLMRLGDALARGVDLRALRFVASVGEPLNPEAVVWGADVLGLPIHDNWWQTETGGIMIANTIAADIRPGSMGRPLPGVEAGVLRRGPHGVEVHEGHVTELTEPGVEGELALRPGWPSMFRGYLHDDERYRSCFVDGWYLTGDLVTRDADGYYWFLGRSDDVIKSSGHLIGPFEVESALLEHPAVAEAGVIGTPDDVAGEIVKAFVVVKAGVTADVALQRELIGFGRARLGAAVAPRELTFVDDLPHTRSGKIMRRLLRARELGLAIGDLSTLEGEDPT; encoded by the coding sequence ATGAGCCATCCGACGATCCACAAGACCCCTGCCGACCTCCGGGTCGCCCCGAACCTCCCGGCGGACGCCGCGGAGCGTGCGAGCTTCTCGTGGGACGTCGCACGGTCGTGGCTCGACCACCTGCCCGACGGCGCCGGGCTGAACATCGCGCACGAGGCCGTCGACCGGCACGCGCACGGTGCACGCGCGGACCACGTCGCGATCCGGTGGCTCGGCAAGCACGGCGAGCGCGAGGACCTGACCTACGCCGAGCTCGCGCGACGGACCAACCGCTTCGCCGGGGTGCTCGAGGCGCTCGGCCTCGCTCGCGGTGACGCGGTGTTCGCGCTGTCGGGGCGGGTCCCGGAGCTGTACGTCGCCGCGTTGGGGACGCTCAAGGCCGGATGCGTCTTCTCGCCGCTGTTCTCGGCCTTCGGCCCCGAGCCGGTGCGCCAGCGCCTCGAGATCGGCGCGGGTCGCGTGCTCGTCACGACGCGCGCCGCCTACGAGCGCAAGATCGCGCCGATGCGCGGGGTGCTGCCGATGCTGCAGCACGTGCTGCTCACCGACCTCCCGGCCGGCGCGTCGGCGCCGGACGGCACCCTCGTGCTCGCCGACCTGATGGCCGACGCCTCCGACGTGTACCGGATCGCCCCCACGGACCCCGAGACACCGGCGCTGCTGCACTTCACGAGCGGCACGACCGGGACCCCGAAGGGCGCCGTCCACGTCCACGAGGCCGTCGTCATGCACTACGCGACCGGGCGGTTCGCCCTCGACCTGCACCCCGACGACGTCTACTGGTGCACGGCCGATCCCGGCTGGGTCACCGGCACGTCGTACGGGATCGTCGCGCCCCTCACGCACGGCGTCACGAGCATCGTCGACGAGGCCGAGTTCGACGCCGAGCGGTGGTACCGGATCCTCCAGGACGAGCACGTGTCGGTCTGGTACACCGCACCGACCGCGATCCGTCGGCTCATGCGGCTGGGGGACGCGCTGGCCCGCGGCGTCGACCTCCGCGCGTTGCGGTTCGTCGCGAGCGTCGGCGAACCGCTCAACCCCGAGGCCGTCGTGTGGGGCGCCGACGTGCTCGGCCTGCCGATCCACGACAACTGGTGGCAGACGGAGACCGGCGGGATCATGATCGCCAACACGATCGCCGCGGACATCCGCCCCGGGTCGATGGGGCGCCCCCTGCCCGGGGTCGAGGCCGGGGTGCTGCGGCGCGGACCGCACGGCGTCGAGGTCCACGAAGGCCACGTCACCGAGCTCACCGAGCCGGGTGTCGAGGGTGAGCTGGCCCTCCGGCCCGGCTGGCCGTCGATGTTCCGCGGCTACCTGCACGACGACGAGCGGTACCGGAGCTGCTTCGTCGACGGCTGGTACCTCACCGGGGACCTCGTGACCCGCGACGCCGACGGGTACTACTGGTTCCTCGGCCGCTCGGACGACGTCATCAAGTCCTCCGGGCACCTGATCGGCCCGTTCGAGGTCGAGAGCGCGCTGCTCGAGCACCCGGCGGTCGCCGAGGCCGGGGTGATCGGCACGCCCGACGACGTCGCCGGCGAGATCGTCAAGGCGTTCGTCGTCGTCAAGGCCGGGGTGACCGCGGACGTCGCGCTGCAGCGCGAGCTCATCGGGTTCGGCCGGGCTCGGCTCGGGGCGGCCGTCGCCCCACGCGAGCTCACGTTCGTCGACGACCTCCCGCACACCCGCAGCGGCAAGATCATGCGCCGGCTCCTGCGCGCCCGCGAGCTCGGCCTCGCGATCGGCGACCTGTCCACTCTCGAAGGGGAGGACCCGACATGA